Genomic DNA from Haloplanus aerogenes:
GACATCGCGTACCGCGAGGGCGACGGCGATCTGTTGGCGGAGGGCATCCACCGCTTCCACGACGACCTCGGCGTCGGCGACTGGACGGTCAAGGGCATGACCTTCTCCGCTCACGACGGTCGCACGCTCAACGGACAGGGCCTCGGCTTCGCCACCGCCAACCGCGGTGCCGATCACATGTACGCGACCTTCTACGCCTACGAGTACCCCCTCGTCGACGCGTCGGAGGCGTTCGAACCGGCGGGGCTCTCGCCAGCCAAGGCGGAGAAACTGGTCGAACTGGAGAACAAGCGAGCGGTGGAGGACTGTGGCGTCATCTGTCGGTTCTCCCGCGGCATGATGACCGAGGAGCGCTTCGAGAAACTGTTCGACGCCGACTTCGACGATCTGCTCGACGTTGGCGGGCGCGTCGTTGAACTCGAACGCCACTTCAACAACCAGCGCGGCTTCGACCGGTCGGACGACGACCTGCCCTACGAGTTGCCGGACTTCGACACGGCGCTCGACACCTACTACGAGACGCGGGGATGGACCGACGAGGGCGTCGTCCCCGACAGCACCGTCGAACCTGCGAGCGCGGACTGAGAGCCGGTGCGCCGTCGAGGCTCAGAACTCGGCGAGGCGTATCCACTCGACGGCGGTCAGTACGAACCAGCCCATCCAGATGACGAAGGCAATCAACGCCGCACCGTAGTACGCCCCCTCGGAGCCGACGAGGGCCGCGATTCCGAACACCAGGACGACGCCAGCGAGGGCGAGGACGTGGCGACGCCAGTCGCTGAGCGCTTCCTTCAGCGCGGCTCTCGCGGGACGAGTCGCCATGACAGGTCATCGGTCGCGCGGAAACTTTACACCTACCCGTCGTTCTCTCGTCTCGACGAGCACCGCTGATCGCCCGACTACATGCGACGGGTGCGAAGACGTACGGACGATACTTTATCCGTCTCGGTCGCGGAGCGACGATATGGCCATCGATCCGAACTTCGAACGAACGCGCGAGAAGGTCGACGAGGAGGACGGCGTCGCCGTCTGGGGACCGGTCGATCCGCCGGTGCAACTCGGCATCCACGGCACCCACGTCGCCGTCGACTTCGACATCTGTCTGGCCGACGGCGCCTGCCTCGAAGACTGCCCCGTCGACGTGTTCAAGTGGGTGGACACGCCCGGTCACCCCGAGAGCGAAATCAAGGCACATCCCACCCACGAGGATCAGTGTATCGACTGCATGCTCTGTGTCGACGTCTGCCCGGTCGACGCCATCGACGTGGATCCGAGCCGCGAGAATCGGGTCTGACTGGGATACTTCAGGTCACTCCCGTTCATTCACGAATAATTAAGTATGTTACCGTGGTACAAGGTCGCATGGAGCTGACCGAGCAACTGAACTTCGATCACGAGGATCGCAGGGACATCTACGAGTACGTCGAGTCTCAGGGGACGGTCCGGGCCGATCAGGCCCGGCGCGCGCTGAACCTCGGCCCCGAAGCGTTCGGTCACCACCTCACGATCCTGCGCCGCGACGGCTACATTCGACGGGACGGGAACCACCTCAGCGTCGCGTATCAGGACGAGGACGTGGAGGAACACGATACGGACGACCTCGTGTACACGATCCGAGCGGCCGAACAGCGCGACCTCTCCGGTCTGGTCGGCGTCATCCGACAGGTCGCTCGGGAGGGGACGTACATCGAGGCGGAGACGGTGGCGGATCTGCTGGACCACGAGGAGGTGATCCTCCGGCACACCGAGACCCGATCCCGAATGGTGTTCGTCGCCTGCGTCGACG
This window encodes:
- a CDS encoding 4Fe-4S dicluster domain-containing protein; this translates as MAIDPNFERTREKVDEEDGVAVWGPVDPPVQLGIHGTHVAVDFDICLADGACLEDCPVDVFKWVDTPGHPESEIKAHPTHEDQCIDCMLCVDVCPVDAIDVDPSRENRV
- a CDS encoding GNAT family N-acetyltransferase, translating into MELTEQLNFDHEDRRDIYEYVESQGTVRADQARRALNLGPEAFGHHLTILRRDGYIRRDGNHLSVAYQDEDVEEHDTDDLVYTIRAAEQRDLSGLVGVIRQVAREGTYIEAETVADLLDHEEVILRHTETRSRMVFVACVDDEVVGWVHLDLPEMEKLEHTAVLTVGLLPEYRGHGIGTALLDRGFRWACEHGFEKLYNSVPATNEDAISFLEAHGWETEAVREDHYKIEGEYVDEVMLATFLDCDARL